From the genome of Solibacillus sp. FSL H8-0538:
CACTATTTAACTTGATTTTATTAATGTTTACGAAAGAAATAACGGGACTGTACATAAGCAAGTGGCGTCTTGTTGCCAGTGCGTTAGCTAGTAGTATAGTTGCGACGATTTTATCGCCCTCGTTATTTGCGTCCATTCTGAGCTTTATCTTATTAATTGGCATTGCTTTCTCTTTTAGAATATACAGTTTTATTATTCAAGGGAGCTGGCTTGTCGTTGGGACGCTATTAGCAGGAGGACTATTAACCGCTCTGCAACCAATTTTGCAGGGGCGTTCATGGCTAACGTATATTTTGCTTAGTGCTAGCGCAGCTTGTATTGGCTTGGCGCTCGTAAAACTGAATTGGCATAAAAAATTACAAGATGCAGTACAACAGTCCTTTTTAACGAGCTGTGAACTTCAATTATTTGAACAAGCTCTTACTGTGAGTGCATTTATTGATACAGGAAACGAATGCGTAGAGCCTCTAAGTAGGCAGCCAGTACATTTTTTATCGTATAAAGCAGTGCAAGAGCAGCTAGCACCGTCGCTAAAAACAGCGCTTGAGCAGTGGCAGGAAGACGCGCCTTTAAATGTATCGATGTTTCCGGTTGAATTTCGTAAAGCAATTCGTTTTGTTCCAATTACTACTATTCAAGAAAATACAGTTATTGTACCAGCCCTTCGCGTGAGTTGTTTACAAGTGCAAGGGAAGTCATATGCGGGGCATTATATTATTTTCACGAAAAATGATGCCCGTTTCCCGCAAGATGCCGAAATGATTCTACATGTTTTTATCCTTACCAATTGATAAAGGGGGATCAGGATTGTTTGAAAAACTCATAGCTTATTTAAAACGTATTGGACGTAAGTTTTGGAAGAAGGGCACATACTATATAGGAGGACATGATTCATTGCCAGTACCTTTAACTCGAGAAGAAGAAGTAATCGTCGTCGGAGCCTTTATGAATGGAGATATGCATGCAAGAGATACATTAATCGAACGTAATTTGCGGCTTGTCGTCTATATAGCAAGACGCTTTGATAATACAGGTACACCAATTGAAGATTTAATTAGTATTGGTTCAATCGGTCTAATTAAAGCCATTGAAACATTTAATTTAGATAAAAATATTAAGCTTGCTACGTATGCCTCACGCTGTATTGAAAACGAAATTTTAATGCATTTGCGTAAAACGAGTCGTATGAAAGGTGAAGTCTCACTAGATGAGCCTTTGAATTCAGATGCAGATGGCAATGAATTATTATTATCGGATATTTTAGGCACGGAGGAGCATATTATTACAAATGACGTTGAGAAAAAAATCGAGCGTCAGCACATGTTTACAGCCATAAATAAATTAAATCCCCGTGAAAAATATATTATGGAATGTCGCTTTGGTTTAAATGGTAAAGAAGAAATGACACAAAAAGAAGTGGCTGATCATTTAGGTATTTCGCAGTCGTATATTTCGCGTCTAGAGAAAAAAATAATTTT
Proteins encoded in this window:
- a CDS encoding sigma-E processing peptidase SpoIIGA; the encoded protein is MVGELIILYNTLFNLILLMFTKEITGLYISKWRLVASALASSIVATILSPSLFASILSFILLIGIAFSFRIYSFIIQGSWLVVGTLLAGGLLTALQPILQGRSWLTYILLSASAACIGLALVKLNWHKKLQDAVQQSFLTSCELQLFEQALTVSAFIDTGNECVEPLSRQPVHFLSYKAVQEQLAPSLKTALEQWQEDAPLNVSMFPVEFRKAIRFVPITTIQENTVIVPALRVSCLQVQGKSYAGHYIIFTKNDARFPQDAEMILHVFILTN
- the sigE gene encoding RNA polymerase sporulation sigma factor SigE codes for the protein MFEKLIAYLKRIGRKFWKKGTYYIGGHDSLPVPLTREEEVIVVGAFMNGDMHARDTLIERNLRLVVYIARRFDNTGTPIEDLISIGSIGLIKAIETFNLDKNIKLATYASRCIENEILMHLRKTSRMKGEVSLDEPLNSDADGNELLLSDILGTEEHIITNDVEKKIERQHMFTAINKLNPREKYIMECRFGLNGKEEMTQKEVADHLGISQSYISRLEKKIILDLREHLNEPIL